The genomic stretch GACGGCGTTTGAAATATAATTCACATTGGCTAAATTGTGTCAAGAAGCACGACGCAAGCGCTATTAGTTTACCGTAAATGTCAGACTACGGTAGGCGTATCCAAATAAATGCTTCAGAAATCTTGCAGTCCTCAACCATCACGCTTCAAAACAGAGTAGTCAACCATTTGTTCGATGCCGCTGCCCGCAAGGCAAACTCTTCGTCATTGGGCATCGTGCTCTTGATATGGCCGAGCGGCAAATATACGCTGACGAACTGGCCAACCATTGGAAATTCTTGAAGAGGTTCTGCATCCACAATACTAAAAACATCATTCCTGCCTTTGAGGCGGTCCTCCATGGCCTGCTTACTTTCCTCTGTCAATGGGAGCTTCATAAGGCTGCATTGCTTGATAAGAACTTTGTTCTGTGGGTCAATAGACAGCTCAATTTGGTCTCTTGCTGTTGTGACGTGAAAAATTATGTAGATCGGAGCCAACTCGTCCCAGGTAGTATCCTTCCCACAATGGACAAATGATTTCATTCCCAACGGCGGACGTTGGAGACCCCAAAGCGATGTTCTACCTACACCAAGTCCCCTCTTTGGATTTTGACCGGTAGCATTTTGCAAGTATTCGATTAGTAGGATACAATAGCCAAGGACTGTCGACTCGGAAATGTGATCAAGGATAGCTTGAGTGCTTTTGCCAAAAAACTCACTAACAGAAAGCTTCCTCAGGTAATCCGTCGTGTATTTAGCGTCATACGAAGGATTAGAGCTTGGAACGACAACGGGGTACTTAGTATACCGAGATAGACTTGCACGCGGGGGGAACTCGCCGAAGCACTCGCCTTCTTGCGGTCGAGCTTGGCAAGTCATCGCCGGAGGCATCTCCAGCTTGTCAGGGCTTCCAATCGTATAGACAACCATTCCCGTCCTCTCGAACAGAGTTCGTCCCAGTTTGAGTACCTGGAGACGAGGACCATTTATTGCCAAAGAAATTGGTTGATTCTCATTCAACCAGACCACCAGGCGATCCAGATCTTCTTCATTCGTCGGGTTGACGCGAGAAAAGTCCACCGTCACTTTCCGCCAAAACTCTTTGATACCCAAGACAGGCAAATGATCGCTAATTTTTATAAAAGCATCCACGTTCTCGTGACGATCAAGCCCCGACGGAATCGCACTCCCTTCGTGATTGGCATAAATGCCGTCAAAAAGCTTGTTCTTTACGGCAAACGGTCCATCCGAAATCTCTTTGACCGAATCGAATATACCCATTATATCTTCGTCCTTAGTGGACAGCGGCACAACACAATGTCGCAACGCTGTGCACCGTCCTGAACTCTCAATTGTTGCACTCGTTTTTATTGCTAACCGAACATTCTCGTCCATAGTGGTCGTCAACAAGGTGTTTGGCCCACCAGTACTAGCAATCGTATTAAAATATGATTGCTTGATGGAAGCTGCCAACTCCCTCGAACATGTTGCGTACAAATTACCAGTGCGATTTTGGCAAGAAGTCGTGATCTCTTCAATTTGATTCAGTGAACTGGACACGAACGTTAGCATGCCTGGGTCAATACCTTCATTTAGAATCAGTTGTAGCAATAGCTGCGTCCAGCGATACGAATGTTGGGATGTGTCGCTGCGTCCGAGGACAATGCAGGGAATGCCAACCTCAAGCGATCGCAGAGTTTTTCGCGAAAGATCCAAGAAGTTAGTAAAATTAGACACGCAGCTAACGTAAATGGGTTTTCGACTGATTTCCACGACTCCTTCAGCTTCGTCGCGCAAGAGAAAATCATTTAAGCGTCGTTCGATAGTGTTAGCCATGATggattcttcaatttctGTAATGCCGTCCTGTTTTTGAAAGTCTAAACTCTGGTTGCCAATCAAGAATCCAGCGTACTCAGACATGAGGTTTTCTTCCACGTTCCGAATTTCGGTGCGCAAGTCCTTGTAAGGCGACTCGTACGAGACGATATGCGCTTTAATCTTGTTGACCTGATCCGGTGTGGCTAGTGCTTGCTTACCGTTTACCTTTCCGAGCGCATTTAGCGTGTCAGCTAATTCAGACCCGCCTAGATTTTCGCCGTTGACCAACGTAGCAATCTTTTGAGCAAATGATTGAAAGGTGCAGCATTGTCAGTTCATCGTCTTGCTTTCTCTGTTAGTGCTGACGCTGAGGTATACGTACCGGGTCGGTGTACCAGAGTTCCGCGTCAAAGCTATCGAGATAGGATATCGTACTATCTCGCAGTCGCTGTGTGTCTACAACAGGTAGCCCATGAAAGCAGGCACTATATTCCTTTGTCCCAAAGTGAAAAGAACGGAGTCCTGTGGCGGTTCCGCCTCCTCttttcatttttgctgcAATTTGGGCCGTGCAATGTGCCATTGATTTCAGAGGAGACATGGTGATTTGGTTGCAAGATTTTTTCTCATAGCCAGTGTATGTAGGCTTCTTTTACGATCGCCTTCGTAATTCCGTATGATTCGCCTCTCCTTTGATGGTATTTGTTCGCTTTCTCAGTGCCTTGCCATACGCTCACACTCACTATCAGTCGAACATACGATTTTGTCCGGCAAAAAGTTTGCTGATTCCGACGCTTTCGTTTAGATTATATAATATATTCATGTAGAACGACTTTTAGAAGATGTTTGTTCAATATGTACAGATGTCGTGATGTCGTCGCCCTACCTGTACCGTTCATTCACAGACAGTTTGCCTCCCGATTcgtttttttcttcttggagaGATGTTTCGCAGGTCAGCCGCTTGCCAAGCGCCCCACAGAATTACTCCTTTAGCCATGGCGAGTCTACGTTCATCAGCCGCTTCGCTCGGCGGGAAGATTCAT from Phaeodactylum tricornutum CCAP 1055/1 chromosome 12, whole genome shotgun sequence encodes the following:
- a CDS encoding predicted protein produces the protein MSPLKSMAHCTAQIAAKMKRGGGTATGLRSFHFGTKEYSACFHGLPVVDTQRLRDSTISYLDSFDAELWYTDPIATLVNGENLGGSELADTLNALGKVNGKQALATPDQVNKIKAHIVSYESPYKDLRTEIRNVEENLMSEYAGFLIGNQSLDFQKQDGITEIEESIMANTIERRLNDFLLRDEAEGVVEISRKPIYVSCVSNFTNFLDLSRKTLRSLEVGIPCIVLGRSDTSQHSYRWTQLLLQLILNEGIDPGMLTFVSSSLNQIEEITTSCQNRTGNLYATCSRELAASIKQSYFNTIASTGGPNTLLTTTMDENVRLAIKTSATIESSGRCTALRHCVVPLSTKDEDIMGIFDSVKEISDGPFAVKNKLFDGIYANHEGSAIPSGLDRHENVDAFIKISDHLPVLGIKEFWRKVTVDFSRVNPTNEEDLDRLVVWLNENQPISLAINGPRLQVLKLGRTLFERTGMVVYTIGSPDKLEMPPAMTCQARPQEGECFGEFPPRASLSRYTKYPVVVPSSNPSYDAKYTTDYLRKLSVSEFFGKSTQAILDHISESTVLGYCILLIEYLQNATGQNPKRGLGVGRTSLWGLQRPPLGMKSFVHCGKDTTWDELAPIYIIFHVTTARDQIELSIDPQNKVLIKQCSLMKLPLTEESKQAMEDRLKGRNDVFSIVDAEPLQEFPMVGQFVSVYLPLGHIKSTMPNDEEFALRAAASNKWLTTLF